A part of Acropora palmata chromosome 8, jaAcrPala1.3, whole genome shotgun sequence genomic DNA contains:
- the LOC141890880 gene encoding uncharacterized protein LOC141890880 encodes MQKHRRFFLFTTLLGICVFSYHVFLYFGPSLKTRPAFVKRLSSGAIHSRFDDFRRDWFRQHRARVDWKSILKPCINNTQWGLVKKYWGRENRSSARTSQVVYTDIRPAGEFSKIFIQSKTADNRTKLIGGDSWRVHLHGPSSLGATVFDHENGTYEILFLIMEPGNYQVIIYLDFSLCDGLKEPPADWFIKGNSQGKEQEEGILGPLDQYLLQPFNEGKHFNIRIPVATVNTRFIDKLQYNAKSCTQSCNHLWDGFGRWTNKTWRPYLDEYYGWSLAEGYRRKGTLCVYGDSLGGLIRNLIHSLKKGEENKMNHRAKIIWKTTTSIHREYFEKKNVTSWRFITAKRIALFSAFATSAMCNAGFDVIDVYPISDAYPNGALDHVHYNPRVFWDLETLLEKYKTQNNEKLDDNKWKRLKRCIG; translated from the exons ATGCAAAAACATCGACGGTTCTTCCTTTTCACAACCTTACTTGGAATCTGCGTTTTCTCttatcatgtttttctttattttgggCCAAGTTTGAAAACCCGCCCTGCGTTTGTAAAACGATTGTCATCAGGAGCAATACATTCGCGATTTGATGACTTCCGGCGCGATTGGTTTCGTCAGCACCGCGCACGCGTCGACTGGAAGAGCATACTCAAACCCTGCATTAATAACACACAGTGGGGACTGGTGAAGAAATACTGGGGAAGAGAAAATCGAAGCAGCGCCAGAACCAGTCAAGTCGTGTACACAGATATTAGACCAGCGGGAGAGTTCAGCAAGATTTTTATCCAATCAAAGACTGCTGACAATCGAACGAAGCTGATTGGTGGTGACTCTTGGAGAGTACATTTACATGGTCCATCAAGCCTTGGGGCCACTGTATTTGATCATGAAAATGGAACTTACgagattttgtttcttattatGGAGCCTGGAAATTATCAAGTAATAATCTACCTTGATTTTAGTCTTTGCGATGGTCTCAAGGAACCACCGGCTGACTGGTTCATCAAAGGAAACTCACAAGGGAAGGAACAGGAAGAAGGAATTTTGGGTCCTCTGGACCAATATCTGCTACAACCCTTCAACGAAGGGAAGCATTTTAATATAAGGATACCAGTGGCAACGGTGAATACAAGGTTTATAG ACAAACTTCAATACAATGCTAAATCGTGCACTCAGTCTTGTAATCATTTGTGGGATGGGTTTGGACGGTGGACCAACAAGACATGGAGACCATACCTCGATG AATATTATGGCTGGTCCCTAGCAGAAGGATATCGACGTAAAGGCACACTGTGCGTCTACGGTGATTCTTTAGGC GGACTTATCAGAAACCTGATACACagtttgaaaaagggagaagaaaacaagatgAACCACCGAGCTAAAATCATTTGGAAGACGACCACTTCTATTCACCGAGAatattttgagaaaaagaatGTGACTTCCTGGAGATTTATCACTGCAAAG AGAATTGCTTTGTTCAGTGCCTTCGCCACGTCTGCTATGTGTAATGCAGGTTTTGACGTCATAGATGTTTATCCTATCAGTGACGCTTATCCTAACGGAGCTTTGGATCATGTTCACTACAATCCCCGCGTGTTCTGGGATCTGGAAACGTTActggaaaaatacaaaacgcAAAATAACGAGAAACTGGATGACAACAAATGGAAAAGATTAAAACGTTGCATTGGTTGA
- the LOC141889947 gene encoding uncharacterized protein LOC141889947: MVNESPKKPTDLTVPGGSVIGRMQEATRKPDVGSNLHGEGTQEPMSSTIETWYSQLSTVLEVESLPPKAIKSVFQDASKLFGTNFDTKVTLRDAGHLGANEDIILHQFDPNFISMDVYCRHPSCRNRNPEAAKEGKRDLYLCPPHRKNLVTSIENHLAMKEINIPENTEVPEEEQFTGYTSLIGLLERAYQNSKKFGRFEAGKLTPMMEEAILNVRNFLIITSTVLNPDMDNLEVALKYVIEILKLVLNNPENVKPLVSTLVYLLREVIKMILVAFSVIYRWVSLALLTPGSQLGAGLGGTIGLGTGVFFGPWGAAAGMGAGLVLGGLIGNGIYNMVVGDPRQQEMNRSRPGGRGGHGAPDGQPHHQYVVYYFEGNAFGELSLHSFPERDRNN; this comes from the coding sequence atgGTGAACGAATCGCCCAAGAAACCGACAGACTTGACCGTTCCGGGGGGAAGTGTGATCGGGAGAATGCAAGAAGCTACACGGAAACCAGACGTAGGATCAAACTTGCATGGTGAAGGTACCCAGGAGCCCATGTCGAGCACGATAGAAACATGGTATTCTCAACTTAGCACTGTGCTCGAAGTTGAATCTTTGCCACCCAAAGCAATCAAAAGCGTCTTTCAGGATGCAAGTAAACTGTTCGGAACAAACTTCGACACGAAAGTCACTCTAAGAGATGCTGGACATCTTGGAGCGAATGAGGATATCATTCTTCACCAATTCGATCCGAACTTTATATCGATGGATGTCTACTGCCGTCATCCTTCATGCAGGAACAGAAATCCGGAAGCTGCGAAAGAGGGAAAGCGAGATTTGTACCTCTGTCCACCACATCGAAAGAATCTGGTAACCTCAATTGAAAACCATTTGGCGATGAAGGAAATAAACATCCCCGAAAACACGGAGGTCCCAGAGGAAGAGCAATTTACCGGCTACACGTCGCTTATTGGGCTGCTGGAACGCGCTTACCAGAACTCGAAGAAATTTGGGAGATTCGAGGCAGGAAAGTTGACACCCATGATGGAGGAGGCGATCCTGAACGTCAGAAACTTTTTGATAATAACCAGCACTGTTCTAAACCCTGATATGGACAACTTGGAGGTTGCCCTAAAGTATGTCATTGAGATTTTAAAGCTCGTTCTAAATAATCCCGAAAATGTTAAACCATTGGTTAGTACCCTTGTCTATTTACTTCGGGAAGTCATTAAAATGATTCTCGTTGCTTTTAGCGTGATATATAGGTGGGTGTCACTTGCCCTCCTCACCCCAGGGTCGCAGCTTGGAGCCGGATTGGGTGGAACCATTGGATTGGGAACTGGGGTTTTTTTTGGACCCTGGGGTGCTGCTGCTGGAATGGGTGCTGGACTAGTCCTCGGAGGTCTCATTGGCAATGGAATTTACAACATGGTTGTTGGAGACCCCAGACAGCAAGAAATGAACAGATCCAGGCCGGGTGGGCGTGGCGGTCATGGTGCACCTGATGGGCAACCCCACCACCAGTATGTGGTGTACTATTTTGAAGGAAATGCCTTTGGTGAATTGTCCTTGCATTCATTCCCAGAAAGGGATCGCAACAATTAG
- the LOC141889949 gene encoding uncharacterized protein LOC141889949 has protein sequence MTSKLAKESKDSTAIVGSLLGRIGDGQERSNTYCKGAQEPMSSTIKEWYLQLSVALKVESLPPKAIKSAFQDASKLFGTNFDTKVTLRDAGHLGANEDIILRQFDPNFASTDVYCRHPSCGNRNPEAAKGGKRDLYLCPLHRKNLVTSIENALATRKIDISERREVPEEEQFTGYTSLIGLLDRAYQDSKKFGRFEEGKSTHMIEEAILNVRNFLIITSTVLNPDENNLALLLPNTICILRLILENSRSAENLVADHVYFLRQVIEMILFDFGVIYGWVSLALLTPGSQLGAGLGGTIGLGAGVLFGPWGAAAGMGAGLVLGGLIGNGIYNMVVGDPRQQEMNRSRPGGRGGPGAHHGQPHHQYVVYYFEGNAFGELSLHPFPIRDYDNQN, from the coding sequence ATGACTTCAAAGTTGGCGAAAGAATCGAAAGACTCGACCGCTATCGTGGGGAGTCTGTTAGGGAGAATTGGAGATGGGCAGGAAAGATCAAACACCTATTGTAAAGGTGCCCAAGAGCCCATGTCAAGCACGATAAAAGAATGGTATTTACAACTTAGTGTTGCTCTCAAAGTTGAATCTTTGCCGCCCAAAGCAATCAAAAGCGCCTTTCAGGATGCAAGTAAACTGTTTGGAACAAACTTCGACACGAAAGTCACTCTAAGGGATGCTGGACATCTTGGAGCGAATGAGGATATCATTCTTCGTCAATTCGATCCGAACTTTGCATCGACTGATGTCTACTGCCGTCATCCTTCATGCGGGAACAGAAACCCGGAAGCTGCGAAAGGGGGAAAGCGAGATTTGTACCTTTGTCCACTACATCGAAAGAATCTGGTGACCTCAATTGAAAACGCTTTGGCGACAAGGAAGATAGACATCTCCGAAAGAAGAGAGGTCCCAGAGGAAGAGCAATTTACCGGCTACACATCGCTTATTGGGCTGCTGGATCGCGCTTACCAAGACTCGAAGAAATTTGGGAGATTCGAGGAAGGAAAGTCGACGCACATGATCGAGGAGGCGATTCTGAACGTCAGAAACTTTTTGATCATAACCAGCACTGTTCTAAACCCTGATGAAAACAACTTGGCTCTTCTCCTTCCGAATACCATTTGCATTTTACGGCTAATACTAGAGAATTCCAGGAGTGCTGAAAACTTGGTTGCCGACCATGTGTATTTCCTTAGGCAAGTCATTGAAATGATTCTCTTCGATTTTGGCGTGATATATGGGTGGGTGTCACTTGCCCTCCTCACCCCAGGGTCGCAGCTTGGAGCCGGATTGGGTGGAACCATTGGATTGGGAGCTGGGGTCCTTTTTGGACCCTGGGGTGCTGCTGCTGGAATGGGTGCTGGACTAGTCCTCGGAGGTCTCATCGGCAATGGAATTTACAATATGGTTGTAGGAGACCCTAGACAGCAAGAAATGAACAGATCCAGGCCGGGTGGGCGTGGGGGTCCTGGTGCACATCATGGGCAACCCCACCACCAGTATGTGGTGTACTATTTTGAAGGAAATGCCTTTGGTGAATTGTCCTTGCATCCATTCCCAATAAGAGACTATGACAATCAGAACTAA
- the LOC141889951 gene encoding zinc phosphodiesterase ELAC protein 1-like, whose translation MELHFLGTGSCYPYPHRGASCTVLKRESGCWMFDCGEGSQIQLKKSCIKPGKLTKIFITHLHGDHLFGLPGLSCTIGLNCAENRPPIEIFGPVGLRKYLRVCLELSQSLLGFSYSVHELYCSHSDFCQSGNTGPLDLSTTDRQHPNETLGRPIFENKDCLWQVCQESNLTVFAAPLKHRTMCFGYVVQEKQIPGKLDPSLLKQKGIPPGPLYSKIKDGESIIAPDGSQITPNEVMGLPRQERKIVILGDTCDSSKIKTIAADADVVVHEATLADELKEACIDYGHSTPEMAGRFATSIRAKKLVLSHFSQRYKSVGNAESTINVDESENVSKLVKQAEKTFTGCIIAADDFMVIQVLLKN comes from the exons ATGGAGCTGCACTTTTTAGGTACTGGATCATGTTATCCTTATCCGCATAGGGGAGCATCATGTACAGTCTTGAAGCGTGAATCAGGTTGCTGGATGTTTGATTGTGGCGAGGGAAGTCAGATTCAACTTAAGAAGAGTTGCATTAAACCAGGAAAACTTACGAAGATTTTTATCACTCATCTTCATGGAGATCATTTGTTCGGGCTCCCTGGCTTATCATGCACGATAGGGTTAAACTGCGCGGAGAACAGGCCGCCTATCGAAATTTTCGGGCCAGTCGGACTGAGGAAATACTTGAGAGTGTGTTTGGAATTGTCGCAATCTTTGCTTGGGTTTAGTTACTCCGTACATGAACTTTACTGTTCACATTCAG ATTTTTGTCAAAGTGGTAACACAGGACCTTTGGATTTATCCACAACAGACAGACAACATCCAAATGAAACATTGGGAAGACCTAtatttgaaaacaaggatTGTTTATGGCAAGTTTGTCAGGAATCAAATTTGACTGTTTTTGCTGCTCCTCTCAAGCATCGAACTATGTGCTTTGGTTATGTGGTTCAAGAGAAACAAATCCCTGGAAAGCTTGATCCTTCtttgttgaaacaaaaaggaatTCCTCCAGGACCTTTGtattcaaaaataaaagatgGTGAAAGCATCATTGCTCCTGACGGCAGCCAGATCACTCCCAATGAGGTTATGGGACTGCCTCGACAAGAGCGGAAAATCGTTATTCTTGGTGACACTTGTGACTCTTCCAAGATTAAAACAATTGCTGCTGATGCAGATGTAGTTGTTCATGAAGCAACCCTTGCAGATGAATTGAAAGAAGCATGCATTGACTATGGACACTCAACTCCAG AAATGGCTGGGCGGTTTGCAACGAGCATCAGGGCAAAGAAATTGGTTCTTTCACATTTTAGTCAAAGATATAAAAGTGTTGGTAATGCTGAGTCAACAATTAATGTGGATGAGAGTGAAAATGTAAGTAAGCTTGTCAAACAAGCAGAAAAGACTTTCACAGGTTGCATAATAGCAGCAGATGACTTTATGGTGATCCAGGTTTTGCTAAAAAACTAG
- the LOC141889948 gene encoding uncharacterized protein LOC141889948, whose amino-acid sequence MFSKMVDESAKNEKDSTVPGGTVIGRMLDAWKPHLRSNSCGKGKQEPMSGTIEQWYLQLSADLKVESLPPKAIKSAFQDASKLFGTNFDTKVTLRDAGLLGANEDIILYQFDPNFASIDVFCRDPSCANKNPEAAKEGKRDLYLCPVHRKNLITSIENTLAMRNIDIPENTEVPEEEQFTGYTSLIGLLDRAYQNSKKFGRFEEGKLTPMMEEAILNVRNFLIITSTVLNPNKDNLEVALKYVIKLLKLVLNNPENSKQLVRSLVYLLREVIKMILLAFGVIYRWVSLALHSPGSQLGAGLGGTIGLGAGVFFGPWGAAGGMGAGAVLGGLIGSGIYNMFVGDPRQQAINSFRMGWHGGQSDHQDVVYYFEGDAFGELFLHPFPVRDHDNQN is encoded by the coding sequence atgttttcaaagatGGTAGACGAATCGGCCAAGAATGAGAAAGACTCGACCGTTCCAGGGGGAACTGTGATTGGGAGAATGCTAGACGCATGGAAACCACACTTACGATCAAACTCCTGTGGTAAAGGTAAACAAGAGCCCATGTCGGGCACGATAGAACAATGGTATTTACAACTTAGTGCTGATCTCAAAGTTGAATCTTTGCCGCCCAAAGCAATCAAAAGCGCCTTTCAGGATGCAAGTAAACTGTTTGGAACAAACTTCGACACGAAAGTCACTCTAAGGGATGCTGGACTTCTTGGAGCGAATGAGGATATCATTCTTTATCAATTCGATCCGAACTTTGCATCGATAGACGTCTTCTGTCGTGATCCGTCATGCGCGAACAAAAACCCGGAAGCTGCGAAAGAGGGAAAGCGAGATTTGTACCTCTGTCCAGTACATCGAAAGAATCTGATAACCTCAATTGAAAATACTTTGGCGATGAGGAATATAGACATCCCCGAAAACACGGAGGTCCCAGAGGAAGAGCAATTTACCGGCTACACGTCGCTTATTGGGCTGCTGGATCGCGCTTACCAAAACTCGAAGAAATTTGGGAGATTCGAGGAAGGAAAGTTGACACCGATGATGGAGGAGGCGATCCTGAACGTCAGAAACTTTTTGATAATAACCAGCACTGTTCTTAACCCTAATAAGGACAACTTGGAGGTTGCCCTAAAATACGTCATTAAGCTTTTAAAGCTCGTTCTAAATAATCCCGAAAATTCTAAACAATTGGTTAGAAGCCTTGTCTATTTACTTCGGGAAGTCATTAAAATGATTCTCTTGGCTTTTGGCGTGATATACAGGTGGGTTTCACTTGCCCTCCACAGCCCAGGGTCGCAGCTTGGAGCCGGATTGGGTGGAACCATTGGATTGGGAGCTGGGGTTTTTTTTGGACCCTGGGGTGCTGCTGGTGGAATGGGTGCTGGAGCAGTCCTCGGAGGTCTCATTGGCAGTGGAATTTACAACATGTTTGTGGGAGACCCCAGACAGCAAGCAATTAACAGCTTCAGAATGGGTTGGCATGGTGGGCAATCCGACCACCAGGACGTGGTGTACTATTTTGAAGGAGATGCCTTTGGTGAATTGTTTTTGCATCCATTCCCAGTAAGGGATCACGACAATCAGAACTAA